GAGAGCCTTATGGGAACCTGGGATACCGTGATCGCCTTAATGGTCCCTTCCGTCAGTTCATATTATTGAACGAGTGGTTGGAATACATTTTAGGTGCCCAGGTTAGCAGTCACAATAACTCTCCTCCTACCATTCTATCCATCCCAAACTCAAATGTCTGCCCCTAGCTTTACAACATTTCATACTAAGCATCTGATGCATGATCTCAGATAATATCTTAATTAGTTCATAGTAGCTCCATACGTATCTGTAAATATACAGAGTACCTTACTTTATCTAGTGCTCGGTACTTGCTGTCTTTGTGGGGCCTGGAATTTGTACATACGGCCAGTGGATTAATACAACTGTCCACTAACGTTAGTCGGTTATGGGGAATATATGAGTGCATCTGCACCTAGGTACTCATCTCATGGCGGAAGTACATTGAGATACCTGGGCCATCTCCTTTGCAGTTTCCATTTGTCTAAATCTCCTTTATGACTCCATATTTAGATTGCATGCTCACAAGGTCTATTGTCTGTCGGTGAGTCACCTCCCTGCTGGTGCAACAACCAGATATCCCAATTTCAGCTTCAGATTTAGAGACAATGAGCTGGCCAGGGAGTCAGAGCCTCAGTTCTTTCTCTACTGGGGAGGGATGGTTCCCAAGCCGTGAAACAATTAGGTACTCATTCCTGAGCCTTTTCTAGAACATGGAATATGGAATGAAAATCTGCGGTCATAGGCTAGGCTCCACAGGTGAAACCATGTTGATACAGGAGTCTGTCTACCCATCGCCATTGCTCTTCAAACAAAGGTCAGGGACGCTTTGGCTTCACCGTGAACACCTCCAAAGCTTCATATCTTGCTCCGACTCAAATACGATAGCCTTCCATGCTATCACCTTGAAACGCGCATTGTGGAAAATCCGACCTGGCTGAATTTGGGTGTGTCTACGTCGAAGGACATCGAACACGCAGGCGGCGCCCTGGCTGACGCATTGAAATGGCTGAGCCACTCTCTCGGAATAGACGGCGATGAGAATCAAAGCCACATTTGCTGGCGGCTCTTAAGTACCTGACGCAATGGAATAAACAACCCACTCGGCTCATCGGTGTTGCTGCAGGACTGGAATGAAAAAAAACGATGGCGAATGGCTGTTGCTATAAAGAAATGATTAAGGATTCATGGACTTGCATGGTGAGAGACGGGAGGGTCCAAATTGCGGCTGCGACACCTGGGGCCTGGGATTAGACTAAAGGGTCCAAGTGCAATGCTCTGGATCGGATGTATTGGATCTCGGGCGCTTGTTGGGCGCCTATTGCATGACGAGATCATAATGCCTTGCAAATCGAAACCTTGTATCAGTCTAGGCCTGAGAGGCGTGTGCTCCATGCCCGAAACGATGGGAGAATTAAAGGATAAGCACGCCACAAGCATCCATTGACAAAGTATCCAATCCTTTTAGACACAGGTGAGTTTCGACGTTCAAGTGGAGGGGTCAGGGGGGCACCGCCCAGGCTAAGCCCAGGGTCCGTTCTCCCCAATAAACCACCGGTACCTAAAGTTAGCACTGAAGGAAACCACTATCGGTCCGGGCTCTCTTAAGACAGCGCtaccatcctcttctcctttcaGCCCTTCCAATACTTTCATAATTCTCTATTTCCTTTCTCGCTGGCGCAATTTACCGTGACAGCTCGTTAGCACGCTCAATCGAGTTCCACATCCAACAAGTCTTGCCATGAAGAAGTTTGGCTTTGGAAAGaaaggcgatgatggtgatgacgCCAACCGTCACGCCCTCTTTGGTCGCAAGAAGTCGTCTCAGTCCAGTACATCTGAGAATCCTTACGCCAAACAAGGCGGAAAGGACCCCTATGCCGACGATGCAAAGTATGCCAACGTAACTCCTTACCAGCAAGCCCGCGCTGGTCTCAACAACGGCCCTGCCGCCCAGGCTCCGAGTACCTACGGTGCTCCGGCTCCTGCGCAAGGAAGCTTCaactctcagcctcagcctccgaGCGGATACGGTGCTGACCGATACGGATCCGGCGGTGGCTATGGTGGAAATCGATATGGCGACTCTGCTCCTCAGAACAGATACAACAGCCCCAGCCCAGCGGCTGGTGCAAGAGGCCCCGGTGGCTATGGTGGTTTTGGACCCAGCGAGCCTGACACCAACAGAGACAACTTGTTTGCTGGTGCTCAGGAACGCCAGGCCCAGAAGCAACAGCCTACCAACAACGGCCCACAGTCAGGAGCCGATGGCGGCTCGTACGGCGGTTATGGTGAGGAGCGCGAGTTAACCgctgaggagcaagaagaagctgaataTCAATCTATTCTGGCGGAGAAGCGACAACTTCAGCAGGACAGTGCCTCCTCTGTCAACCGATCGGTGCAAATGGCCCGACAGGCCAATGAAGTCGGTCGCGCCACCCTGGCTCGCCTGGGAGCTCAAGGGGAGCGATTGAACAACACGGAAAAGCATCTTGATCTAGCTGCCAACCAGAACAAGATTGCTCAGGACCGGGCTGCCGAACTGAAGACACTCAATGGAAGTATGTTTGCCGTGCATGTCAGCAACCCTTTTACCTCCAAGCAACGCAAGCAAAAGGCGGACGATGAGGTCATGGCACGCCATCGATCTGAACGAGAACAACGAGAAGCCACCCGCCGTGATGGTTTCCAGGCCAACCAGCGCATGGAAGGTAATTTCAGAGAGATGAACAACGTGG
This genomic interval from Fusarium verticillioides 7600 chromosome 1, whole genome shotgun sequence contains the following:
- a CDS encoding synaptosomal-associated protein, 23kDa produces the protein MKKFGFGKKGDDGDDANRHALFGRKKSSQSSTSENPYAKQGGKDPYADDAKYANVTPYQQARAGLNNGPAAQAPSTYGAPAPAQGSFNSQPQPPSGYGADRYGSGGGYGGNRYGDSAPQNRYNSPSPAAGARGPGGYGGFGPSEPDTNRDNLFAGAQERQAQKQQPTNNGPQSGADGGSYGGYGEERELTAEEQEEAEYQSILAEKRQLQQDSASSVNRSVQMARQANEVGRATLARLGAQGERLNNTEKHLDLAANQNKIAQDRAAELKTLNGSMFAVHVSNPFTSKQRKQKADDEVMARHRSEREQREATRRDGFQANQRMEGNFREMNNVGRPRQQPRKKDYGKFNLDDEEGADELEDQIDDGITELEGQVSMMNMVGRAIGKEVDSQNKQIDRIMNKSDAVDDATRMNRERLARIK